A stretch of Amycolatopsis balhimycina FH 1894 DNA encodes these proteins:
- a CDS encoding alpha/beta fold hydrolase: MSTTVSADGTKIAYTRAGSGPALVLVDGAMCYRGSSPNDALAKELAAHFTVYTYDRRGRGESTDTGPYTVGREVEDIAALVKEAGGEAFLFGISSGAALALEAARSLTVPKLAVYEPPFVVDDTRPRVPADYPARLDAALREGKRGKAVKMFMTEGVGLGKATVAMMRIMPFWVKLKRVAHTIPYDTALVADHQSGHPLPAAWPEVKIPTLAIDGGRSPEWMRNGVSALAKVLPSAEYRTLPDQTHLVKAPALAPLLTKFFLSQAAA, encoded by the coding sequence ATGAGCACGACGGTTTCCGCAGACGGCACGAAGATCGCCTACACCCGGGCCGGATCCGGCCCCGCGCTCGTCCTCGTCGACGGAGCGATGTGCTACCGCGGCTCGTCCCCCAACGACGCGCTGGCGAAGGAGCTGGCCGCGCACTTCACGGTGTACACCTACGACCGCCGCGGCCGCGGGGAGAGCACCGACACCGGGCCGTACACGGTCGGGCGCGAGGTCGAGGACATCGCCGCGCTGGTCAAGGAGGCGGGCGGCGAAGCGTTCCTGTTCGGCATCTCCTCCGGCGCCGCACTGGCCCTCGAAGCGGCTCGCAGTCTCACGGTGCCGAAGCTGGCGGTGTACGAACCGCCGTTCGTGGTCGACGACACCCGCCCCCGCGTCCCGGCCGACTACCCGGCGCGCCTCGACGCGGCGCTGCGGGAGGGCAAGCGCGGCAAGGCGGTGAAGATGTTCATGACCGAAGGCGTCGGCCTGGGCAAGGCGACGGTGGCGATGATGCGGATCATGCCGTTCTGGGTGAAGCTCAAGCGCGTGGCCCACACGATCCCGTACGACACGGCCCTGGTGGCGGACCACCAGTCGGGCCACCCGCTGCCGGCGGCCTGGCCGGAGGTGAAGATCCCCACCCTGGCCATCGACGGCGGCCGGAGCCCGGAATGGATGCGCAACGGCGTATCGGCGCTGGCGAAGGTCCTGCCGTCGGCGGAGTACCGGACGCTGCCGGACCAGACGCACCTCGTGAAGGCACCCGCACTGGCCCCGCTGCTGACGAAGTTCTTCCTGAGCCAGGCGGCGGCCTGA
- a CDS encoding GTP-binding protein: MASGNSDPRRNLTATAVKVLIAGGFGVGKTTMVGSVSEVPPLRTEEVITTASEGVDDLAGVEQKTTTTVALDFGRITINPDLILYLFGTPGQDRFWFMWDELAEGALGAVVLADTRRLDSCFAAVDFFERRNLPFVVGVNCFDGAYRYGTEEVRQALDVGMDVPLLLCDARERESTKQVLTSLMEHVMARSDLAAAQGGY; this comes from the coding sequence ATGGCATCCGGAAACTCTGACCCCCGGCGGAACCTGACCGCGACCGCGGTCAAGGTACTCATCGCCGGCGGGTTCGGGGTCGGCAAGACCACGATGGTCGGCTCGGTGAGCGAAGTGCCGCCACTGCGGACCGAAGAGGTCATCACGACCGCGTCCGAGGGAGTCGACGACCTGGCCGGCGTCGAGCAGAAGACGACCACGACGGTCGCGCTCGACTTCGGCCGCATCACGATCAACCCGGACCTGATCCTGTACCTGTTCGGCACGCCGGGGCAGGACCGGTTCTGGTTCATGTGGGACGAGCTGGCGGAGGGCGCGCTCGGCGCCGTCGTGCTGGCCGACACCCGGCGGCTCGACAGCTGCTTCGCCGCGGTGGACTTCTTCGAGCGCCGCAACCTGCCGTTCGTCGTCGGCGTGAACTGCTTCGACGGCGCGTACCGGTACGGCACCGAGGAGGTCCGGCAGGCGCTCGACGTCGGCATGGACGTCCCGCTGCTGCTGTGCGACGCCCGCGAGCGCGAGTCGACCAAGCAGGTGCTGACCAGCCTGATGGAGCACGTGATGGCGCGGTCCGACCTGGCAGCCGCCCAGGGCGGCTACTGA
- a CDS encoding HAD family hydrolase — translation MPTRALVFDFDGTLADTESAVLQAWQEVFRDHGTELPMEAWYAVIGTQHTTPAMFALLAEHAPGIDPEAMRPHTRARVLELLETLGPREGVRSYLETAKDHGLKLAVASSSSGAWVNPHLERLGIDRYFDAVLTGDRHKAKPDPDLYLAALDALGAGAGEAIAFEDTPHGVTAAKAAGLTCVAVPNAITANLDFGLADVVLPSFAAKPLEALLSR, via the coding sequence GTGCCCACCCGCGCCCTGGTCTTCGACTTCGACGGCACGCTCGCCGACACCGAGTCCGCCGTCCTGCAGGCTTGGCAGGAGGTCTTCCGGGACCACGGCACCGAGCTGCCGATGGAAGCCTGGTACGCCGTCATCGGCACGCAGCACACCACGCCCGCGATGTTCGCCCTGCTCGCCGAGCACGCTCCGGGCATCGATCCCGAAGCGATGCGGCCCCACACGCGCGCCCGGGTCCTGGAGCTCCTCGAAACCCTCGGTCCGCGCGAAGGCGTCCGGAGCTACCTCGAGACCGCGAAGGACCACGGCCTCAAGCTCGCCGTCGCCTCCAGCTCGTCCGGGGCCTGGGTGAACCCGCACCTCGAACGGCTCGGCATCGACCGCTACTTCGACGCCGTCCTCACCGGGGACCGCCACAAAGCCAAGCCCGATCCGGACCTCTACCTCGCCGCGCTCGACGCGCTCGGAGCCGGTGCGGGCGAGGCCATCGCCTTCGAGGACACCCCGCACGGCGTCACCGCCGCCAAGGCCGCCGGGCTGACCTGCGTCGCCGTGCCGAACGCCATCACCGCGAACCTCGACTTCGGGCTGGCGGACGTCGTGCTGCCGTCGTTCGCCGCCAAGCCCCTCGAGGCCCTGCTCAGCCGCTGA
- a CDS encoding TetR/AcrR family transcriptional regulator, whose product MTVERTGAEDVDRTLALLWRARGGAPEPTRGRRPTLTIERIVAAAIAVADADGLAAASMHRVAKELGAGTMTLYTYVPGKAELVDLMVDDVLVERRLPGPGEPRPGDWREQVALYAERTWQAYRGHPWLCEVSRVRPPLGPGQLAGQEYLLSIMDGLGLSPRQAVAAASGIGTYVDANAALGAEDARLERSTGQSTEAWWHQRSSFWENYFVVDAHPSMNRIWLGGGFDQSAKAQGDTAYAFGLDRMLDGIEALVR is encoded by the coding sequence ATGACCGTCGAACGCACTGGTGCCGAGGACGTCGACCGCACGCTCGCGCTGCTCTGGCGGGCCCGCGGCGGTGCCCCCGAACCGACCAGGGGCCGTCGCCCGACGCTGACGATCGAGCGGATCGTCGCCGCCGCGATCGCGGTCGCGGACGCCGACGGGCTCGCCGCCGCGTCGATGCACCGCGTCGCCAAGGAGCTCGGCGCCGGCACGATGACGCTCTACACCTACGTGCCCGGCAAGGCCGAGCTGGTGGACCTGATGGTCGACGACGTGCTCGTCGAGCGGCGGCTGCCCGGGCCGGGCGAGCCGCGTCCCGGCGACTGGCGCGAGCAGGTCGCGCTGTACGCCGAACGGACGTGGCAGGCCTACCGCGGGCACCCGTGGCTGTGCGAGGTGTCGCGAGTCCGGCCGCCGCTCGGGCCCGGTCAGCTGGCCGGGCAGGAGTACCTGCTGTCCATTATGGATGGTCTGGGACTGTCGCCGCGGCAGGCGGTCGCGGCGGCCAGCGGGATCGGCACGTACGTCGACGCGAACGCGGCGCTCGGCGCGGAGGACGCGCGGCTCGAACGCAGCACCGGTCAGTCGACCGAGGCCTGGTGGCACCAGCGGTCTTCGTTCTGGGAGAACTACTTCGTGGTCGACGCGCACCCGTCGATGAACCGGATCTGGCTCGGCGGCGGGTTCGACCAGAGCGCCAAGGCCCAGGGCGACACGGCGTACGCGTTCGGCCTCGACCGGATGCTCGACGGCATCGAGGCCCTGGTCCGCTAG
- a CDS encoding SGNH/GDSL hydrolase family protein — protein MGFRGRTFHRILIGAAVVLALASLTTAPAEARIGHGGYLALGDSVAFGYRPGAVTPPADYLNPANFRGYAEKYASLRGLRLANASCPGETTASMLTPGAQSNGCENSLGSPAGYRTLFPLHVSYPGTQVEYAVRYLRTHPDTRLVTLTIGANDLFLCQDTTPDHCTSSLPAALDQVSRNLATILGAVRAHYRGDLALVSYYSLDYRDPAQVARVKATDAALAQVTRRYHGFVADGFTAFRWASLRAGGDPCAAGLLISLPSGGCDVHPTAAGHWALTTALAVAVARH, from the coding sequence ATGGGGTTCAGGGGCAGGACTTTCCACCGGATCCTGATCGGAGCGGCGGTCGTCCTCGCGCTGGCTTCGCTGACGACGGCGCCGGCCGAAGCCAGGATCGGCCACGGCGGGTACCTCGCCCTCGGTGATTCGGTGGCGTTCGGTTACCGGCCGGGCGCCGTCACCCCGCCCGCGGACTACCTGAACCCAGCCAACTTCCGCGGATACGCGGAGAAATACGCGTCCCTACGCGGGCTTCGGCTGGCGAACGCGTCCTGCCCCGGCGAAACGACGGCGAGCATGCTGACCCCGGGCGCGCAGAGCAACGGCTGCGAGAACTCCCTCGGTTCCCCGGCCGGCTACCGAACGTTGTTCCCGCTGCACGTCAGCTATCCGGGAACCCAGGTCGAGTACGCGGTGCGGTACCTGCGAACCCACCCGGACACCCGGCTGGTGACGCTGACCATCGGTGCCAACGACCTGTTCCTCTGCCAGGACACCACGCCGGACCACTGCACGAGCTCGTTGCCGGCCGCGCTCGACCAGGTGAGCCGGAACCTCGCGACGATCCTCGGGGCGGTGCGCGCCCACTACCGCGGCGACCTGGCGCTGGTGTCGTACTACTCGCTCGACTACCGCGATCCGGCTCAGGTCGCGCGGGTGAAGGCCACGGACGCGGCTTTGGCTCAGGTGACACGTCGTTACCACGGATTTGTCGCCGACGGATTCACGGCGTTTCGATGGGCTTCCCTGCGTGCCGGTGGGGATCCTTGCGCCGCCGGGTTGTTGATTTCGCTGCCGAGTGGAGGTTGCGATGTTCATCCCACCGCTGCCGGCCACTGGGCTTTGACTACCGCTCTTGCCGTGGCTGTTGCTCGTCATTGA
- a CDS encoding alpha/beta hydrolase: MAEVRKRLLTAVAAAAVLGSLLTAAPASAAETVDWKPCADAPEIDCGAVTVPIDWAHPDRGTTTVALARRKATDPQARIGSILMDPGGPGGSGVDEVKYGWTLSPEITKRFDTVGFDPRGVGASTQIKCGLDELIADHPVVPRNQAEFEQLAQYNRKLGESCARLTGPLARFGDTKSVARDMDVIRAALGDRKLTYYGVSYGTLMGQQYAELFPDKIRALVLDSNMDHSQFTTWGFLNSETQSVQAEFGEFAAWCGRTPSCALHGQDVSKLTRALQNKAARGELKDPESGEPITPLDLASIIRAHFYGPDWDLLAKTLKSFADGTKPAASAKLKDDIPVNTVFQSVFCDDWRLPVHNFAELETYRRAAAAFAPDVKVSSLGWAAITGCIGWPSQADNPQHPLRLHGAPPLLMLSSKHDPATPYAWSRAAARQSGSTLLTYDGWGHGAYFKKSQCVVTATDDYLITGKLPAEGTHCAAVEPGTAQARVAGPKPPSTTGF; this comes from the coding sequence ATGGCAGAGGTACGCAAGCGGCTGCTGACGGCCGTGGCGGCGGCAGCGGTACTGGGCAGCCTGCTGACGGCGGCACCGGCTTCGGCGGCGGAAACCGTCGATTGGAAGCCGTGTGCGGACGCGCCGGAGATCGACTGCGGCGCGGTGACCGTGCCGATCGACTGGGCGCACCCGGACCGCGGCACCACGACCGTCGCGCTCGCCCGGCGCAAGGCCACGGACCCGCAAGCCAGGATCGGCTCGATCCTGATGGACCCGGGCGGCCCCGGCGGATCGGGCGTGGACGAGGTCAAGTACGGCTGGACACTCTCGCCGGAGATCACCAAGCGGTTCGACACCGTCGGCTTCGACCCGCGCGGAGTCGGCGCCAGCACGCAGATCAAGTGCGGGCTCGACGAACTGATCGCCGACCATCCCGTGGTGCCGCGCAACCAGGCCGAGTTCGAGCAGCTCGCGCAGTACAACCGGAAGCTCGGCGAAAGCTGCGCCCGGCTCACCGGGCCGCTGGCGCGGTTCGGCGACACCAAGAGCGTCGCGCGGGACATGGACGTCATCCGCGCCGCGCTCGGCGACCGGAAGCTGACCTACTACGGCGTCTCCTACGGCACGCTGATGGGCCAGCAGTACGCCGAGCTGTTCCCGGACAAGATCCGCGCGCTCGTGCTGGACAGCAACATGGACCACTCGCAGTTCACCACATGGGGGTTCCTGAACAGCGAAACGCAGTCGGTGCAGGCGGAGTTCGGCGAGTTCGCCGCGTGGTGCGGCCGGACGCCGAGCTGCGCCTTGCACGGACAAGACGTCTCCAAGCTGACGCGCGCCCTCCAGAACAAGGCCGCGCGCGGGGAGCTGAAGGACCCGGAGAGCGGTGAGCCCATCACGCCGCTGGACCTCGCGTCGATCATCCGGGCTCACTTCTACGGCCCGGACTGGGACCTGCTGGCGAAAACGCTCAAGTCGTTCGCGGACGGCACCAAGCCGGCCGCGTCGGCGAAGCTGAAGGACGACATCCCGGTCAACACCGTGTTCCAGAGCGTGTTCTGCGACGACTGGCGTCTGCCGGTGCACAACTTCGCCGAACTCGAGACCTACCGTCGTGCGGCCGCGGCGTTCGCCCCGGACGTCAAAGTCAGCTCGCTGGGCTGGGCCGCGATCACGGGCTGCATCGGCTGGCCCAGCCAGGCCGACAACCCGCAGCACCCCCTGCGGCTGCACGGTGCGCCGCCGTTGCTGATGCTGAGCAGCAAGCACGACCCCGCGACGCCGTACGCGTGGTCGCGTGCCGCCGCCCGGCAGAGCGGCAGCACGCTGCTCACCTACGACGGCTGGGGCCACGGCGCGTACTTCAAGAAAAGCCAGTGCGTGGTCACGGCGACCGACGACTACCTGATCACCGGCAAGCTGCCGGCCGAGGGCACGCACTGCGCCGCGGTCGAGCCGGGCACGGCACAGGCCCGGGTCGCCGGACCGAAACCGCCTTCGACAACCGGCTTCTGA
- a CDS encoding DoxX family protein: MTATIARETQTTATTPAKTQVTGIVVGASRIVISFLFGFHGLQGFGFFGGIDGQGGGVPFGSFPGWWGSVFELGGALLLLAGLAARPAAILLSGVMAYAYFTVHAPMGLLPLQNMGEPAAVYAWVFLLFAAIGPGRFALDNLLKRRRR, encoded by the coding sequence ATGACCGCCACCATCGCCCGCGAGACCCAGACCACCGCCACCACCCCGGCCAAGACCCAGGTCACCGGCATCGTGGTCGGCGCGAGCAGGATCGTGATCTCGTTCCTGTTCGGCTTCCACGGCCTGCAGGGATTCGGCTTCTTCGGCGGGATCGACGGCCAGGGCGGCGGCGTCCCGTTCGGCTCGTTCCCCGGCTGGTGGGGCAGCGTCTTCGAACTCGGGGGCGCGTTGCTGCTGCTCGCCGGGCTCGCCGCCAGGCCGGCCGCGATCCTGCTGTCCGGCGTGATGGCCTACGCCTACTTCACCGTGCACGCCCCGATGGGCCTGCTGCCGCTGCAGAACATGGGCGAGCCCGCCGCGGTCTACGCGTGGGTCTTCCTGCTGTTCGCCGCGATCGGCCCGGGCCGGTTCGCGCTCGACAACCTGCTCAAGCGCCGCCGCCGCTGA
- a CDS encoding GNAT family N-acetyltransferase, whose amino-acid sequence MIITGDLTIDDRSTWENLFAGYNTFYGRTLAPQWVDRAWREFASGERMHALGARLDGELVGIVHFLTHVSTTSADVCYLQDLFTDTKARGRGVGRALIEAVAEWARARGCARVYWHTQASNTAARRLYDQVALDKRFMQYQIPLGS is encoded by the coding sequence ATGATCATTACTGGGGATCTCACCATCGACGACCGCTCGACCTGGGAAAACCTGTTCGCCGGCTACAACACCTTCTACGGCAGGACACTCGCGCCGCAGTGGGTGGACAGAGCCTGGCGGGAATTCGCGAGCGGCGAGCGGATGCACGCACTGGGCGCGCGGCTCGACGGCGAACTCGTCGGCATCGTCCACTTCCTCACCCACGTCAGCACCACTTCGGCCGACGTCTGTTACCTGCAAGACCTCTTCACCGACACGAAAGCCCGGGGACGCGGGGTCGGCCGGGCCCTCATCGAAGCCGTCGCCGAGTGGGCGCGGGCTCGGGGGTGCGCCCGTGTCTATTGGCACACGCAGGCTTCCAACACCGCCGCCCGGCGGCTCTACGACCAGGTCGCGCTCGACAAGCGGTTCATGCAGTACCAGATTCCGCTCGGCTCGTAA
- a CDS encoding DUF1992 domain-containing protein codes for MTRRKPPKVSFRWWVDRQLAEARERGEFDDLPGTGKPLPKPTGNDAATDWVLREVRRGGHDTKALLPPALALKREVQDLPETLAAERTEQRVRELVEDLNRRIRQAYLNHHTGPPLTVALVDVEEAVTDWRRLRAAS; via the coding sequence ATGACGCGACGCAAACCACCCAAGGTCTCTTTCCGCTGGTGGGTGGACCGCCAGCTCGCCGAAGCCCGCGAACGCGGCGAGTTCGACGACCTGCCGGGCACCGGGAAGCCGCTGCCGAAACCCACCGGCAACGACGCGGCCACCGACTGGGTGCTCCGCGAGGTCAGGAGGGGCGGGCACGACACGAAGGCGTTGCTGCCGCCGGCCCTCGCGCTCAAGCGCGAAGTCCAGGACCTGCCGGAGACCCTCGCGGCGGAACGCACCGAACAGCGCGTGCGGGAGCTCGTCGAGGACCTCAACCGGCGGATCCGCCAGGCCTACCTCAACCACCACACCGGCCCGCCGCTCACGGTGGCGCTGGTGGACGTCGAGGAGGCCGTGACGGATTGGCGGCGCTTACGAGCCGCGTCGTAA
- a CDS encoding NUDIX domain-containing protein translates to MAGKQSAGLLLYRGRGDDVEVLLGHMGGPFWAKKDAAAWSLPKGELDPDEPPEKAARREFEEELGLPAPGGEYVELGVVKQSGGKVVTAWAVEADLDPAAVVPGTFSMEWPPRSGKQQEFPEVDRVAWFSVAVAREKLVKGQLPFLDRLLALVSG, encoded by the coding sequence ATGGCGGGCAAACAGAGTGCCGGGCTCCTGCTCTACCGCGGCCGCGGCGACGACGTCGAGGTGCTGCTGGGGCACATGGGCGGGCCGTTCTGGGCGAAGAAGGACGCGGCCGCGTGGTCGCTGCCCAAGGGCGAGCTCGACCCGGACGAGCCGCCGGAGAAGGCGGCGCGGCGCGAGTTCGAGGAAGAGCTGGGGCTGCCGGCACCCGGCGGCGAGTACGTCGAGCTGGGCGTGGTGAAGCAGTCGGGCGGCAAGGTCGTCACGGCGTGGGCGGTGGAAGCCGACCTCGACCCGGCCGCGGTGGTGCCCGGGACGTTCTCGATGGAGTGGCCGCCGCGATCGGGCAAGCAGCAGGAGTTCCCCGAGGTCGACCGGGTGGCGTGGTTCTCCGTGGCGGTCGCGCGGGAGAAGCTGGTGAAGGGCCAGCTGCCGTTCCTGGACCGGCTGCTGGCGCTGGTCAGCGGCTGA
- a CDS encoding DUF6412 domain-containing protein — protein sequence MHTLLELAFPVLASPTALVAFASLAAASLLVVLLVGSTQRAELALWSAPVRSRATALRRRARRAESIRLRDPGRPGRSRPRAPGSRSTAA from the coding sequence GTGCACACGTTGCTCGAGCTGGCGTTCCCCGTGCTGGCCAGCCCGACCGCGCTGGTCGCCTTCGCTTCCCTCGCCGCCGCGAGCCTCTTGGTCGTACTGCTCGTCGGCAGCACCCAGCGCGCCGAGCTCGCGCTCTGGTCGGCGCCGGTGCGCAGCCGCGCCACGGCGTTGCGCCGCCGGGCCCGGCGCGCCGAGTCGATCCGGCTCCGCGACCCGGGCAGGCCGGGCCGAAGCCGCCCACGAGCACCCGGTTCCCGCAGCACGGCTGCGTAG
- a CDS encoding metallophosphoesterase — MRGQLVVVPILALLLLFAVPWWTLVLAPDWGTAATIAGTAVFALGLVTMPVAMVRGHGRRQRDGGARLGDSLLAVIWVLFSWSVLSLVLRVALLGVEDPARSRIVAGITALVAVTLLVHGNRVAMRVPPVKAVDVVIPRLGPGLDGLRVAVLTDTHFGPIDRTKWSEEVVAAVNALEADVVCHAGDLADGAVARRRKQVDPLGGVQAGLGRFYITGNHEYFGEAQAWLDHMEGLGWDTLHNRSTLLERGGDRILFAGIDDPTGTASGLPGHGPDLARALDGAPADVPVVLLAHQPKQVREAREAGVDLQISGHTHGGQIWPFHFLVRFDQPTLSGLTRHGETQLYNSRGTGFWGPPFRIFAPSEITLLTLRRA, encoded by the coding sequence ATGAGAGGCCAACTAGTCGTCGTGCCGATCCTGGCGCTGCTCCTGCTGTTCGCCGTCCCGTGGTGGACGCTCGTGCTCGCGCCGGACTGGGGCACGGCGGCCACGATCGCCGGCACCGCGGTGTTCGCGCTGGGCCTGGTGACCATGCCGGTCGCCATGGTCCGCGGCCACGGCCGGCGCCAGCGTGACGGCGGCGCACGCCTCGGCGACTCCCTGCTCGCCGTGATCTGGGTGCTGTTCAGCTGGTCCGTGCTGAGCCTGGTGCTGCGGGTCGCGCTGCTCGGCGTCGAGGACCCGGCGCGGTCGCGGATCGTCGCGGGCATCACGGCCCTGGTCGCCGTCACGCTGCTCGTGCACGGTAACCGCGTCGCCATGCGCGTGCCGCCGGTGAAGGCGGTCGACGTCGTCATCCCGCGGCTCGGGCCCGGGCTCGACGGCCTGCGCGTCGCCGTGCTGACCGACACCCACTTCGGCCCGATCGACCGGACGAAGTGGTCGGAAGAGGTCGTCGCGGCGGTGAACGCCCTGGAGGCGGACGTCGTCTGCCACGCAGGCGACCTCGCCGACGGCGCGGTGGCGCGGCGCCGCAAGCAGGTCGACCCGCTCGGCGGCGTCCAGGCCGGGCTGGGGCGGTTCTACATCACCGGCAACCACGAGTACTTCGGCGAGGCGCAGGCCTGGCTCGACCACATGGAAGGGCTCGGCTGGGACACCCTGCACAACCGCTCGACGCTGCTCGAACGCGGCGGCGACCGGATCCTCTTCGCCGGCATCGACGACCCGACCGGCACGGCGTCCGGCCTGCCCGGCCACGGCCCCGACCTGGCCCGCGCGCTGGACGGCGCCCCCGCCGACGTCCCGGTGGTGCTGCTGGCCCACCAGCCGAAGCAGGTCCGCGAGGCCCGCGAGGCGGGCGTCGACCTGCAGATCTCCGGCCACACGCACGGCGGGCAGATCTGGCCGTTCCACTTCCTGGTGCGGTTCGACCAGCCGACGCTGTCCGGCCTGACCCGGCACGGGGAGACCCAGCTGTACAACAGCCGGGGCACGGGGTTCTGGGGCCCGCCGTTCCGGATCTTCGCGCCCAGCGAGATCACGCTCCTCACCCTGCGCCGCGCCTGA
- a CDS encoding lytic transglycosylase domain-containing protein produces the protein MPKHRPRRKSTRSAVRRTAAALAGGALVVLPTLTTGLPTPVVVADAGNGNVLPDRAAAPLQQPNIVMPPIAVDGSLPQPPLPEPLVVPGGRAGSAGISGPLGIPASMVKAYRNAADILAKEQPNCHLDWALIASIGRIESNHARGGYVNAAGDTLEPILGPVLNGAGAFAAIPDTDGGKYDGDARWDRAVGPTQFIPSTWRGYASDGNGDGVSNPNNIYDEALATARYLCSGGLDLSTDAGQRIAVRRYNNSQSYVDTVMAWAAAYRGGVAQLPDSQVPIGAPDAPDAAAAGSPAAIPAPPAPPAPPAPPVTALPPGSLPAGSTPPGTTPPSTKPTPTKPTPTTDPATPPSTPTTPPTTTSTTTTTPSTAANTPADTAGTPTETTTTSPAG, from the coding sequence ATGCCGAAGCACCGGCCACGTCGCAAGAGCACGCGATCGGCGGTCCGGCGGACCGCGGCCGCGCTCGCGGGTGGGGCGCTCGTCGTGCTGCCCACGTTGACGACGGGCCTGCCGACGCCGGTCGTGGTCGCCGACGCCGGCAACGGCAATGTCCTGCCCGACCGGGCCGCCGCGCCGCTCCAGCAGCCGAACATCGTCATGCCGCCGATCGCCGTCGACGGCAGCCTGCCCCAGCCGCCGCTGCCCGAGCCGCTGGTCGTGCCGGGCGGGCGCGCCGGCTCGGCGGGCATCTCCGGGCCGCTCGGCATCCCGGCCAGCATGGTCAAGGCGTACCGGAACGCCGCGGACATCCTCGCCAAGGAACAGCCGAACTGCCACCTCGACTGGGCGCTGATCGCGAGCATCGGCCGGATCGAGTCGAACCACGCGCGCGGCGGGTATGTCAACGCGGCGGGCGACACGCTCGAGCCGATCCTCGGCCCGGTGCTCAACGGGGCCGGCGCGTTCGCCGCGATCCCGGACACCGACGGCGGCAAGTACGACGGCGACGCCCGGTGGGACCGCGCGGTCGGCCCGACGCAGTTCATCCCGTCGACGTGGCGCGGCTACGCCTCCGACGGCAACGGCGACGGCGTGTCGAACCCGAACAACATCTACGACGAGGCACTGGCCACCGCGCGCTACCTGTGTTCGGGTGGCCTGGACCTCTCGACGGACGCGGGACAGCGCATCGCCGTGCGCCGCTACAACAACTCGCAGTCCTATGTGGACACCGTGATGGCGTGGGCCGCGGCCTACCGCGGCGGGGTGGCCCAGCTGCCCGACAGCCAGGTGCCGATCGGCGCGCCCGACGCCCCGGACGCCGCCGCGGCGGGCAGCCCTGCGGCCATCCCGGCGCCGCCCGCGCCCCCGGCACCGCCCGCGCCGCCGGTGACCGCCCTACCGCCGGGCTCGCTGCCGGCCGGCAGCACCCCGCCGGGGACGACCCCGCCGTCCACCAAGCCGACGCCGACCAAGCCGACCCCCACCACGGACCCGGCCACCCCGCCGTCGACGCCCACCACCCCGCCGACGACGACCTCGACCACCACCACCACGCCGAGCACGGCGGCCAACACCCCGGCCGACACCGCGGGCACCCCGACCGAGACGACCACCACCAGCCCGGCGGGCTGA
- the yidC gene encoding membrane protein insertase YidC, whose translation MFGFLDVPVEGAYHLIQALTGPLSTALAIVVFTLGVRLLLHPLARSAVRGERARAALMPEIGALREKHGGDRDRLAAEVTKLQQESGTSLFAGCLPLLLQLPFFTVMYRLFTTATIGGEPNSLLGATLFGTPLGAHGLAGSPLVFVVAAGLAVVAWFSVRWQDRHRDATAAVPGGKLLRLLPYGSVLATLVLPQAAGIYLLTTTAWSTAERALLRRGS comes from the coding sequence ATGTTCGGCTTTCTCGACGTGCCCGTCGAAGGCGCGTACCACCTGATCCAAGCGCTCACCGGCCCGCTCTCGACGGCGCTGGCCATCGTCGTCTTCACCCTCGGCGTGCGGCTGCTGCTGCACCCGCTCGCCCGGTCGGCGGTCCGCGGCGAACGTGCCCGGGCTGCCCTGATGCCGGAAATCGGGGCCCTGCGGGAGAAGCACGGTGGCGATCGGGACCGGCTGGCCGCGGAGGTGACGAAGCTGCAGCAGGAGTCCGGGACCTCGCTGTTCGCCGGCTGCCTGCCCCTGCTGCTGCAGCTGCCGTTCTTCACGGTCATGTACCGGCTGTTCACGACGGCCACGATCGGCGGCGAGCCGAACTCGCTGCTCGGCGCGACCCTGTTCGGGACGCCGCTGGGCGCACACGGCCTGGCCGGCAGCCCGCTGGTGTTCGTCGTCGCGGCCGGGCTCGCCGTCGTCGCGTGGTTCTCCGTGCGGTGGCAGGACCGTCACCGCGACGCCACCGCGGCCGTTCCCGGTGGGAAGCTGCTGCGGCTGCTGCCCTACGGCAGTGTGCTCGCGACGCTCGTCCTGCCGCAGGCCGCCGGCATCTACCTGCTCACCACGACCGCGTGGAGCACGGCGGAGCGGGCGTTGTTACGACGCGGCTCGTAA